In Zerene cesonia ecotype Mississippi chromosome 17, Zerene_cesonia_1.1, whole genome shotgun sequence, a single genomic region encodes these proteins:
- the LOC119833464 gene encoding troponin I isoform X7: MADDEAKKAKQAEIDRKRAEVRKRMEEASKAKKAKKGFMTPERKKKLRLLLRKKAAEELKKEQERKAAERRRIIEERCGKPKNIEDANEDAISRVCKEYHTRIGKLEDEKFDLEYIVKRKDMEIADLNSQVNDLRGKFVKPTLKKVSKYENKFAKLQKKAAEFNFRNQLKVVKKKEFTLEEEDKEKKPDWSKGKPGDQKAEAESTPATPAAAPAAAATS; the protein is encoded by the exons ATGGCGGATGATGAA GCGAAGAAGGCCAAACAGGCCGAAATCGACCGTAAGCGCGCTGAGGTGCGCAAGCGCATGGAGGAAGCCTCCAAGGCCAAGAAGGCTAAGAAGGGTTTCATGACACCTGAGAGGAAGAAGAAGCTTAGG TTGCTCCTGCGTAAGAAAGCCGCCGAGGAATTGAAGAAGGAACAGGAACGCAAAGCAGCGGAAAGGAGGCGTATCATTGAAGAGAGGTGCGGTAAACCTAAAAACATTGAAGATGCAAACGAAG ATGCTATTTCGAGGGTTTGCAAAGAATACCACACCCGCATCGGCAAGCTCGAGGACGAAAAATTCGATCTGGAATACATCGTTAAACGAAAAGATATGGAG ATCGCCGACCTGAACTCTCAAGTCAATGACCTCAGAGGAAAGtt CGTCAAACCTACATTGAAGAAGGTGTCCAAATACGAAAACAAATTCGCCAAGCTCCAAAAGAAGGCTGCCGAGTTCAACTTCCGTAACCAACTCAAGGTTGTCAAAAAGAAGGAATTCACCCTTGAAGAAGAAGACAAAGAG AAAAAACCAGACTGGTCCAAGGGCAAGCCTGGCGATCAGAAG gcGGAGGCAGAATCGACGCCTGCAACACCTGCAG CGGCTCCCGCGGCAGCTG CAACTTCGTAA
- the LOC119833464 gene encoding troponin I isoform X4, with translation MADDEKKRLEEAKKAKQAEIDRKRAEVRKRMEEASKAKKAKKGFMTPERKKKLRLLLRKKAAEELKKEQERKAAERRRIIEERCGKPKNIEDANEDAISRVCKEYHTRIGKLEDEKFDLEYIVKRKDMEIADLNSQVNDLRGKFVKPTLKKVSKYENKFAKLQKKAAEFNFRNQLKVVKKKEFTLEEEDKEKKPDWSKGKPGDQKAEAESTPATPAAAPAAAATS, from the exons ATGGCGGATGATGAA aaaaaGCGTCTCGAGGAG GCGAAGAAGGCCAAACAGGCCGAAATCGACCGTAAGCGCGCTGAGGTGCGCAAGCGCATGGAGGAAGCCTCCAAGGCCAAGAAGGCTAAGAAGGGTTTCATGACACCTGAGAGGAAGAAGAAGCTTAGG TTGCTCCTGCGTAAGAAAGCCGCCGAGGAATTGAAGAAGGAACAGGAACGCAAAGCAGCGGAAAGGAGGCGTATCATTGAAGAGAGGTGCGGTAAACCTAAAAACATTGAAGATGCAAACGAAG ATGCTATTTCGAGGGTTTGCAAAGAATACCACACCCGCATCGGCAAGCTCGAGGACGAAAAATTCGATCTGGAATACATCGTTAAACGAAAAGATATGGAG ATCGCCGACCTGAACTCTCAAGTCAATGACCTCAGAGGAAAGtt CGTCAAACCTACATTGAAGAAGGTGTCCAAATACGAAAACAAATTCGCCAAGCTCCAAAAGAAGGCTGCCGAGTTCAACTTCCGTAACCAACTCAAGGTTGTCAAAAAGAAGGAATTCACCCTTGAAGAAGAAGACAAAGAG AAAAAACCAGACTGGTCCAAGGGCAAGCCTGGCGATCAGAAG gcGGAGGCAGAATCGACGCCTGCAACACCTGCAG CGGCTCCCGCGGCAGCTG CAACTTCGTAA
- the LOC119833464 gene encoding troponin I isoform X5, whose translation MADDEAKKAKQAEIDRKRAEVRKRMEEASKAKKAKKGFMTPERKKKLRLLLRKKAAEELKKEQERKAAERRRIIEERCGKPKNIEDANEEVLKRIIQEYYDRVYVCEGQKWDLEHEVRKRDFEIADLNSQVNDLRGKFVKPTLKKVSKYENKFAKLQKKAAEFNFRNQLKVVKKKEFTLEEEDKEKKPDWSKGKPGDQKAEAESTPATPAAAPAAAATS comes from the exons ATGGCGGATGATGAA GCGAAGAAGGCCAAACAGGCCGAAATCGACCGTAAGCGCGCTGAGGTGCGCAAGCGCATGGAGGAAGCCTCCAAGGCCAAGAAGGCTAAGAAGGGTTTCATGACACCTGAGAGGAAGAAGAAGCTTAGG TTGCTCCTGCGTAAGAAAGCCGCCGAGGAATTGAAGAAGGAACAGGAACGCAAAGCAGCGGAAAGGAGGCGTATCATTGAAGAGAGGTGCGGTAAACCTAAAAACATTGAAGATGCAAACGAAG AAGTGCTCAAGAGAATTATCCAGGAGTATTATGACCGCGTATATGTGTGTGAGGGCCAGAAGTGGGATTTGGAACACGAAGTCAGGAAAAGAGATTTTGAG ATCGCCGACCTGAACTCTCAAGTCAATGACCTCAGAGGAAAGtt CGTCAAACCTACATTGAAGAAGGTGTCCAAATACGAAAACAAATTCGCCAAGCTCCAAAAGAAGGCTGCCGAGTTCAACTTCCGTAACCAACTCAAGGTTGTCAAAAAGAAGGAATTCACCCTTGAAGAAGAAGACAAAGAG AAAAAACCAGACTGGTCCAAGGGCAAGCCTGGCGATCAGAAG gcGGAGGCAGAATCGACGCCTGCAACACCTGCAG CGGCTCCCGCGGCAGCTG CAACTTCGTAA
- the LOC119833464 gene encoding troponin I isoform X1, which translates to MADDEKKRLEEAKKAKQAEIDRKRAEVRKRMEEASKAKKAKKGFMTPERKKKLRLLLRKKAAEELKKEQERKAAERRRIIEERCGKPKNIEDANEEVLKRIIQEYYDRVYVCEGQKWDLEHEVRKRDFEIADLNSQVNDLRGKFVKPTLKKVSKYENKFAKLQKKAAEFNFRNQLKVVKKKEFTLEEEDKEKKPDWSKGKPGDQKAEAESTPATPAAAPAAAATS; encoded by the exons ATGGCGGATGATGAA aaaaaGCGTCTCGAGGAG GCGAAGAAGGCCAAACAGGCCGAAATCGACCGTAAGCGCGCTGAGGTGCGCAAGCGCATGGAGGAAGCCTCCAAGGCCAAGAAGGCTAAGAAGGGTTTCATGACACCTGAGAGGAAGAAGAAGCTTAGG TTGCTCCTGCGTAAGAAAGCCGCCGAGGAATTGAAGAAGGAACAGGAACGCAAAGCAGCGGAAAGGAGGCGTATCATTGAAGAGAGGTGCGGTAAACCTAAAAACATTGAAGATGCAAACGAAG AAGTGCTCAAGAGAATTATCCAGGAGTATTATGACCGCGTATATGTGTGTGAGGGCCAGAAGTGGGATTTGGAACACGAAGTCAGGAAAAGAGATTTTGAG ATCGCCGACCTGAACTCTCAAGTCAATGACCTCAGAGGAAAGtt CGTCAAACCTACATTGAAGAAGGTGTCCAAATACGAAAACAAATTCGCCAAGCTCCAAAAGAAGGCTGCCGAGTTCAACTTCCGTAACCAACTCAAGGTTGTCAAAAAGAAGGAATTCACCCTTGAAGAAGAAGACAAAGAG AAAAAACCAGACTGGTCCAAGGGCAAGCCTGGCGATCAGAAG gcGGAGGCAGAATCGACGCCTGCAACACCTGCAG CGGCTCCCGCGGCAGCTG CAACTTCGTAA
- the LOC119833464 gene encoding troponin I isoform X6, protein MADDEAKKAKQAEIDRKRAEVRKRMEEASKAKKAKKGFMTPERKKKLRLLLRKKAAEELKKEQERKAAERRRIIEERCGKPKNIEDANEAELQTICQMYWHRIYNLEGDKWEVERAIEIRKMEIADLNSQVNDLRGKFVKPTLKKVSKYENKFAKLQKKAAEFNFRNQLKVVKKKEFTLEEEDKEKKPDWSKGKPGDQKAEAESTPATPAAAPAAAATS, encoded by the exons ATGGCGGATGATGAA GCGAAGAAGGCCAAACAGGCCGAAATCGACCGTAAGCGCGCTGAGGTGCGCAAGCGCATGGAGGAAGCCTCCAAGGCCAAGAAGGCTAAGAAGGGTTTCATGACACCTGAGAGGAAGAAGAAGCTTAGG TTGCTCCTGCGTAAGAAAGCCGCCGAGGAATTGAAGAAGGAACAGGAACGCAAAGCAGCGGAAAGGAGGCGTATCATTGAAGAGAGGTGCGGTAAACCTAAAAACATTGAAGATGCAAACGAAG CGGAACTGCAGACGATTTGTCAAATGTACTGGCACAGAATATACAACCTTGAGGGGGATAAATGGGAAGTAGAACGAGCAATCGAAATTAGGAAAATGGAG ATCGCCGACCTGAACTCTCAAGTCAATGACCTCAGAGGAAAGtt CGTCAAACCTACATTGAAGAAGGTGTCCAAATACGAAAACAAATTCGCCAAGCTCCAAAAGAAGGCTGCCGAGTTCAACTTCCGTAACCAACTCAAGGTTGTCAAAAAGAAGGAATTCACCCTTGAAGAAGAAGACAAAGAG AAAAAACCAGACTGGTCCAAGGGCAAGCCTGGCGATCAGAAG gcGGAGGCAGAATCGACGCCTGCAACACCTGCAG CGGCTCCCGCGGCAGCTG CAACTTCGTAA
- the LOC119833464 gene encoding troponin I isoform X2: MADDEKKRLEEAKKAKQAEIDRKRAEVRKRMEEASKAKKAKKGFMTPERKKKLRLLLRKKAAEELKKEQERKAAERRRIIEERCGKPKNIEDANEAELQTICQMYWHRIYNLEGDKWEVERAIEIRKMEIADLNSQVNDLRGKFVKPTLKKVSKYENKFAKLQKKAAEFNFRNQLKVVKKKEFTLEEEDKEKKPDWSKGKPGDQKAEAESTPATPAAAPAAAATS, translated from the exons ATGGCGGATGATGAA aaaaaGCGTCTCGAGGAG GCGAAGAAGGCCAAACAGGCCGAAATCGACCGTAAGCGCGCTGAGGTGCGCAAGCGCATGGAGGAAGCCTCCAAGGCCAAGAAGGCTAAGAAGGGTTTCATGACACCTGAGAGGAAGAAGAAGCTTAGG TTGCTCCTGCGTAAGAAAGCCGCCGAGGAATTGAAGAAGGAACAGGAACGCAAAGCAGCGGAAAGGAGGCGTATCATTGAAGAGAGGTGCGGTAAACCTAAAAACATTGAAGATGCAAACGAAG CGGAACTGCAGACGATTTGTCAAATGTACTGGCACAGAATATACAACCTTGAGGGGGATAAATGGGAAGTAGAACGAGCAATCGAAATTAGGAAAATGGAG ATCGCCGACCTGAACTCTCAAGTCAATGACCTCAGAGGAAAGtt CGTCAAACCTACATTGAAGAAGGTGTCCAAATACGAAAACAAATTCGCCAAGCTCCAAAAGAAGGCTGCCGAGTTCAACTTCCGTAACCAACTCAAGGTTGTCAAAAAGAAGGAATTCACCCTTGAAGAAGAAGACAAAGAG AAAAAACCAGACTGGTCCAAGGGCAAGCCTGGCGATCAGAAG gcGGAGGCAGAATCGACGCCTGCAACACCTGCAG CGGCTCCCGCGGCAGCTG CAACTTCGTAA
- the LOC119833464 gene encoding troponin I isoform X3 → MADDEKKRLEEAKKAKQAEIDRKRAEVRKRMEEASKAKKAKKGFMTPERKKKLRLLLRKKAAEELKKEQERKAAERRRIIEERCGKPKNIEDANEAALTSIITGYHQRIAKLEEEKYDHELEVTRRELEIADLNSQVNDLRGKFVKPTLKKVSKYENKFAKLQKKAAEFNFRNQLKVVKKKEFTLEEEDKEKKPDWSKGKPGDQKAEAESTPATPAAAPAAAATS, encoded by the exons ATGGCGGATGATGAA aaaaaGCGTCTCGAGGAG GCGAAGAAGGCCAAACAGGCCGAAATCGACCGTAAGCGCGCTGAGGTGCGCAAGCGCATGGAGGAAGCCTCCAAGGCCAAGAAGGCTAAGAAGGGTTTCATGACACCTGAGAGGAAGAAGAAGCTTAGG TTGCTCCTGCGTAAGAAAGCCGCCGAGGAATTGAAGAAGGAACAGGAACGCAAAGCAGCGGAAAGGAGGCGTATCATTGAAGAGAGGTGCGGTAAACCTAAAAACATTGAAGATGCAAACGAAG CCGCTCTCACGAGCATCATTACCGGTTATCATCAGCGTATCGCCAAGCTAGAAGAGGAAAAGTACGATCACGAGCTGGAAGTAACCCGTAGAGAACTTGAG ATCGCCGACCTGAACTCTCAAGTCAATGACCTCAGAGGAAAGtt CGTCAAACCTACATTGAAGAAGGTGTCCAAATACGAAAACAAATTCGCCAAGCTCCAAAAGAAGGCTGCCGAGTTCAACTTCCGTAACCAACTCAAGGTTGTCAAAAAGAAGGAATTCACCCTTGAAGAAGAAGACAAAGAG AAAAAACCAGACTGGTCCAAGGGCAAGCCTGGCGATCAGAAG gcGGAGGCAGAATCGACGCCTGCAACACCTGCAG CGGCTCCCGCGGCAGCTG CAACTTCGTAA
- the LOC119833464 gene encoding troponin I isoform X8, producing the protein MADDEKKRLEEAKKAKQAEIDRKRAEVRKRMEEASKAKKAKKGFMTPERKKKLRLLLRKKAAEELKKEQERKAAERRRIIEERCGKPKNIEDANEDAISRVCKEYHTRIGKLEDEKFDLEYIVKRKDMEIADLNSQVNDLRGKFVKPTLKKVSKYENKFAKLQKKAAEFNFRNQLKVVKKKEFTLEEEDKEKKPDWSKGKPGDQKVKEEEVEA; encoded by the exons ATGGCGGATGATGAA aaaaaGCGTCTCGAGGAG GCGAAGAAGGCCAAACAGGCCGAAATCGACCGTAAGCGCGCTGAGGTGCGCAAGCGCATGGAGGAAGCCTCCAAGGCCAAGAAGGCTAAGAAGGGTTTCATGACACCTGAGAGGAAGAAGAAGCTTAGG TTGCTCCTGCGTAAGAAAGCCGCCGAGGAATTGAAGAAGGAACAGGAACGCAAAGCAGCGGAAAGGAGGCGTATCATTGAAGAGAGGTGCGGTAAACCTAAAAACATTGAAGATGCAAACGAAG ATGCTATTTCGAGGGTTTGCAAAGAATACCACACCCGCATCGGCAAGCTCGAGGACGAAAAATTCGATCTGGAATACATCGTTAAACGAAAAGATATGGAG ATCGCCGACCTGAACTCTCAAGTCAATGACCTCAGAGGAAAGtt CGTCAAACCTACATTGAAGAAGGTGTCCAAATACGAAAACAAATTCGCCAAGCTCCAAAAGAAGGCTGCCGAGTTCAACTTCCGTAACCAACTCAAGGTTGTCAAAAAGAAGGAATTCACCCTTGAAGAAGAAGACAAAGAG AAAAAACCAGACTGGTCCAAGGGCAAGCCTGGCGATCAGAAGGTAAAGGAGGAGGAAGTCGAAGCATGA
- the LOC119833464 gene encoding troponin I isoform X12, which yields MADDEAKKAKQAEIDRKRAEVRKRMEEASKAKKAKKGFMTPERKKKLRLLLRKKAAEELKKEQERKAAERRRIIEERCGKPKNIEDANEDAISRVCKEYHTRIGKLEDEKFDLEYIVKRKDMEIADLNSQVNDLRGKFVKPTLKKVSKYENKFAKLQKKAAEFNFRNQLKVVKKKEFTLEEEDKEAKKAEKADWAIGKK from the exons ATGGCGGATGATGAA GCGAAGAAGGCCAAACAGGCCGAAATCGACCGTAAGCGCGCTGAGGTGCGCAAGCGCATGGAGGAAGCCTCCAAGGCCAAGAAGGCTAAGAAGGGTTTCATGACACCTGAGAGGAAGAAGAAGCTTAGG TTGCTCCTGCGTAAGAAAGCCGCCGAGGAATTGAAGAAGGAACAGGAACGCAAAGCAGCGGAAAGGAGGCGTATCATTGAAGAGAGGTGCGGTAAACCTAAAAACATTGAAGATGCAAACGAAG ATGCTATTTCGAGGGTTTGCAAAGAATACCACACCCGCATCGGCAAGCTCGAGGACGAAAAATTCGATCTGGAATACATCGTTAAACGAAAAGATATGGAG ATCGCCGACCTGAACTCTCAAGTCAATGACCTCAGAGGAAAGtt CGTCAAACCTACATTGAAGAAGGTGTCCAAATACGAAAACAAATTCGCCAAGCTCCAAAAGAAGGCTGCCGAGTTCAACTTCCGTAACCAACTCAAGGTTGTCAAAAAGAAGGAATTCACCCTTGAAGAAGAAGACAAAGAG GCTAAGAAGGCAGAGAAAGCTGATTGGGCTATCGGGAAGAAGTGA
- the LOC119833464 gene encoding troponin I isoform X10 — MADDEKKRLEEAKKAKQAEIDRKRAEVRKRMEEASKAKKAKKGFMTPERKKKLRLLLRKKAAEELKKEQERKAAERRRIIEERCGKPKNIEDANEDAISRVCKEYHTRIGKLEDEKFDLEYIVKRKDMEIADLNSQVNDLRGKFVKPTLKKVSKYENKFAKLQKKAAEFNFRNQLKVVKKKEFTLEEEDKEAKKAEKADWAIGKK, encoded by the exons ATGGCGGATGATGAA aaaaaGCGTCTCGAGGAG GCGAAGAAGGCCAAACAGGCCGAAATCGACCGTAAGCGCGCTGAGGTGCGCAAGCGCATGGAGGAAGCCTCCAAGGCCAAGAAGGCTAAGAAGGGTTTCATGACACCTGAGAGGAAGAAGAAGCTTAGG TTGCTCCTGCGTAAGAAAGCCGCCGAGGAATTGAAGAAGGAACAGGAACGCAAAGCAGCGGAAAGGAGGCGTATCATTGAAGAGAGGTGCGGTAAACCTAAAAACATTGAAGATGCAAACGAAG ATGCTATTTCGAGGGTTTGCAAAGAATACCACACCCGCATCGGCAAGCTCGAGGACGAAAAATTCGATCTGGAATACATCGTTAAACGAAAAGATATGGAG ATCGCCGACCTGAACTCTCAAGTCAATGACCTCAGAGGAAAGtt CGTCAAACCTACATTGAAGAAGGTGTCCAAATACGAAAACAAATTCGCCAAGCTCCAAAAGAAGGCTGCCGAGTTCAACTTCCGTAACCAACTCAAGGTTGTCAAAAAGAAGGAATTCACCCTTGAAGAAGAAGACAAAGAG GCTAAGAAGGCAGAGAAAGCTGATTGGGCTATCGGGAAGAAGTGA
- the LOC119833464 gene encoding troponin I isoform X11, with product MADDEAKKAKQAEIDRKRAEVRKRMEEASKAKKAKKGFMTPERKKKLRLLLRKKAAEELKKEQERKAAERRRIIEERCGKPKNIEDANEEVLKRIIQEYYDRVYVCEGQKWDLEHEVRKRDFEIADLNSQVNDLRGKFVKPTLKKVSKYENKFAKLQKKAAEFNFRNQLKVVKKKEFTLEEEDKEAKKAEKADWAIGKK from the exons ATGGCGGATGATGAA GCGAAGAAGGCCAAACAGGCCGAAATCGACCGTAAGCGCGCTGAGGTGCGCAAGCGCATGGAGGAAGCCTCCAAGGCCAAGAAGGCTAAGAAGGGTTTCATGACACCTGAGAGGAAGAAGAAGCTTAGG TTGCTCCTGCGTAAGAAAGCCGCCGAGGAATTGAAGAAGGAACAGGAACGCAAAGCAGCGGAAAGGAGGCGTATCATTGAAGAGAGGTGCGGTAAACCTAAAAACATTGAAGATGCAAACGAAG AAGTGCTCAAGAGAATTATCCAGGAGTATTATGACCGCGTATATGTGTGTGAGGGCCAGAAGTGGGATTTGGAACACGAAGTCAGGAAAAGAGATTTTGAG ATCGCCGACCTGAACTCTCAAGTCAATGACCTCAGAGGAAAGtt CGTCAAACCTACATTGAAGAAGGTGTCCAAATACGAAAACAAATTCGCCAAGCTCCAAAAGAAGGCTGCCGAGTTCAACTTCCGTAACCAACTCAAGGTTGTCAAAAAGAAGGAATTCACCCTTGAAGAAGAAGACAAAGAG GCTAAGAAGGCAGAGAAAGCTGATTGGGCTATCGGGAAGAAGTGA
- the LOC119833464 gene encoding troponin I isoform X9 — MADDEKKRLEEAKKAKQAEIDRKRAEVRKRMEEASKAKKAKKGFMTPERKKKLRLLLRKKAAEELKKEQERKAAERRRIIEERCGKPKNIEDANEEVLKRIIQEYYDRVYVCEGQKWDLEHEVRKRDFEIADLNSQVNDLRGKFVKPTLKKVSKYENKFAKLQKKAAEFNFRNQLKVVKKKEFTLEEEDKEAKKAEKADWAIGKK; from the exons ATGGCGGATGATGAA aaaaaGCGTCTCGAGGAG GCGAAGAAGGCCAAACAGGCCGAAATCGACCGTAAGCGCGCTGAGGTGCGCAAGCGCATGGAGGAAGCCTCCAAGGCCAAGAAGGCTAAGAAGGGTTTCATGACACCTGAGAGGAAGAAGAAGCTTAGG TTGCTCCTGCGTAAGAAAGCCGCCGAGGAATTGAAGAAGGAACAGGAACGCAAAGCAGCGGAAAGGAGGCGTATCATTGAAGAGAGGTGCGGTAAACCTAAAAACATTGAAGATGCAAACGAAG AAGTGCTCAAGAGAATTATCCAGGAGTATTATGACCGCGTATATGTGTGTGAGGGCCAGAAGTGGGATTTGGAACACGAAGTCAGGAAAAGAGATTTTGAG ATCGCCGACCTGAACTCTCAAGTCAATGACCTCAGAGGAAAGtt CGTCAAACCTACATTGAAGAAGGTGTCCAAATACGAAAACAAATTCGCCAAGCTCCAAAAGAAGGCTGCCGAGTTCAACTTCCGTAACCAACTCAAGGTTGTCAAAAAGAAGGAATTCACCCTTGAAGAAGAAGACAAAGAG GCTAAGAAGGCAGAGAAAGCTGATTGGGCTATCGGGAAGAAGTGA